From a single Rhizobium lusitanum genomic region:
- a CDS encoding aldo/keto reductase, translated as MKKRQLGALEVSALGYGCMGLNSTYGRPLDRAEAIKMIHAAVDRGVTFFDTAEVYGPFTNEELVGDGLAPFRDKVVIATKFGFGIDPDGTRYGLTSRPEHIRGVVEQSLKRLKTDLIDLYYQHRVDPSVPIEDVAGALGQLIQQGKVKHYGLSEASAGTIRRAHAVQPIAAVQSEYSLWTRDVEHNGVLAACEELGIGFVPWSPLGAGFLAGAITADTKLDSSDFRSNVPRFAPEARDANLALVGALKQVAESRGETLAQVALAWLLARKPWIVPIPGTTKLHRLDENLGAVDVVLTVSDLKAIEGAVSSIPIQGERLHKAALGLVDH; from the coding sequence ATGAAGAAACGTCAACTGGGCGCCCTCGAGGTGTCCGCCCTCGGCTATGGATGCATGGGGCTGAACTCGACCTATGGCAGGCCGCTGGATCGAGCTGAAGCCATCAAAATGATTCATGCGGCGGTTGATCGCGGCGTGACCTTTTTTGACACGGCCGAGGTCTACGGGCCATTCACGAACGAAGAACTCGTGGGGGACGGCCTCGCCCCCTTTCGGGACAAGGTGGTCATCGCAACCAAATTCGGTTTCGGTATTGATCCGGACGGGACACGTTATGGCCTCACCAGCCGCCCGGAACATATCCGGGGCGTGGTCGAACAGTCGCTCAAACGGCTTAAGACCGACTTGATCGATCTGTACTATCAGCATCGTGTCGATCCCAGCGTGCCGATCGAGGATGTCGCGGGCGCTCTCGGTCAGCTTATTCAGCAGGGTAAGGTGAAACATTACGGGCTTTCCGAAGCGAGCGCGGGAACCATTCGCCGCGCCCACGCCGTTCAGCCGATCGCCGCCGTCCAAAGCGAGTATTCGTTATGGACGAGAGATGTTGAGCATAACGGTGTTCTTGCGGCCTGTGAGGAACTGGGAATCGGCTTCGTTCCCTGGAGTCCTCTGGGAGCGGGGTTTCTGGCGGGTGCGATCACCGCAGACACCAAGCTCGATTCTTCCGATTTCCGCAGCAATGTTCCACGCTTTGCACCTGAAGCGCGCGATGCGAACCTGGCACTGGTCGGCGCCTTGAAACAGGTTGCGGAAAGCAGGGGTGAGACGTTGGCGCAAGTCGCGCTCGCCTGGCTTCTGGCGCGGAAGCCCTGGATCGTTCCGATCCCCGGTACCACGAAATTGCACCGGCTGGACGAGAACCTCGGCGCCGTTGATGTCGTGCTGACCGTGTCCGACCTCAAGGCGATCGAAGGAGCCGTTTCAAGCATTCCCATCCAGGGTGAACGCCTCCATAAAGCGGCCTTGGGACTGGTCGATCATTGA